One genomic region from Salvia hispanica cultivar TCC Black 2014 chromosome 2, UniMelb_Shisp_WGS_1.0, whole genome shotgun sequence encodes:
- the LOC125206243 gene encoding uncharacterized protein LOC125206243, which produces MDLPSLVNTDEYDISDMESAPGRGKAVAVAVDDEGPKKYNPEETLWLPKNFIDVSEDPIIGNQQSGKVFWERIAQKYNAGQPRGTFERGYVKLRKHWGQVQKEMSKWNDYREEPEVHRWGKTGGKWGAEDNQSFCFRKLLFDERGPIIDLNVTDDDIFISSPSTQSRPMGTKSAKRKTKGKATTSFPTMPPPPPNPSLDKISDSMSDMSITLRMGHLMELTLRDTSTMSEFDLELHHEMIAYICAQMKK; this is translated from the exons ATGGACTTGCCATCGCTAGTTAACACTGATGAGTACGACATCAGTGATATGGAGTCCGCTCCAGGGAGGGGCAAGGCTGTGGCTGTAGCAGTGGATGATGAGGGGCCGAAGAAGTATAACCCGGAGGAGACATTGTGGCTGCCCAAGAACTTCATCGACGTCTCCGAGGATCCTATCATCGGCAACCAGCAGAGCGGTAAAGTGTTCTGGGAGCGGATTGCCCAGAAATATAACGCTGGTCAACCAAGAGGGACGTTCGAGCGTGGCTACGTGAAGCTACGCAAGCATTGGGGTCAGGTCCAGAAGGAGATGTCCAAGTGGAATG ATTACCGAGAAGAGCCTGAAGTACACCGATGGGGCAAAACTGGCGGGAAGTGGGGTGCCGAAGATAACCAAAGTTTCTGCTTCCGAAAACTACTCTTCGACGAAAGAGGTCCGATAATCGACCTCAACGTGACAGACGACGACATCTTCATCTCATCCCCTAGTACTCAAAGCCGTCCTATGGGAACTAAATCGGCAAAGAGAAAAACAAAGGGGAAGGCAACTACAAGTTTCCCCACtatgccgccgccgccacccaaTCCTTCTCTGGATAAGATATCCGACTCTATGTCGGATATGAGTATTACCTTGCGGATGGGCCATCTAATGGAATTGACGTTGAGGGATACCTCGACAATGTCGGAGTTCGACCTCGAGTTGCACCATGAGATGATTGCCTACATTTGCGCACAAATGAAgaagtag